One Kribbella sp. NBC_00662 genomic region harbors:
- a CDS encoding DinB family protein, giving the protein MTELEQLVETLDGLRAGVLKKLAGLSEADARRSTVESGTNVAGLVQHLTFVESLWIEEVVAGGKASRGKRSMTVDPGISLTELRADYKAACAASNEIIAELGDPEAPVTRNGKTHNLRWAVLAVINETARHAGHADIIREQLDGTTGR; this is encoded by the coding sequence ATGACCGAACTCGAACAACTGGTGGAGACACTCGACGGGCTGCGGGCCGGCGTGCTGAAGAAGCTGGCCGGCCTGAGCGAGGCCGACGCGCGCCGCAGCACGGTCGAGTCCGGGACCAACGTGGCCGGTCTCGTCCAGCACCTGACCTTCGTCGAGTCCCTCTGGATCGAGGAGGTCGTCGCCGGCGGCAAGGCCTCCCGCGGCAAGCGCTCGATGACGGTCGACCCCGGCATCTCGCTCACCGAGCTCCGCGCCGACTACAAGGCAGCCTGCGCCGCATCCAACGAGATCATCGCCGAACTCGGCGACCCCGAGGCACCGGTTACCCGCAACGGCAAGACCCACAATCTCCGCTGGGCCGTCCTCGCCGTCATCAACGAAACCGCCCGCCACGCAGGCCACGCCGACATCATCCGCGAACAACTCGACGGAACCACCGGCCGCTGA
- a CDS encoding endonuclease/exonuclease/phosphatase family protein, protein MIAGLLPWAWFLLRDRFGVVTDVLAILLPMLALIVALVVGVLGRRRRAAVAFAVSTLLVGIVGTVGPWIPHGSGTVDASRGVRFAAANIGAGELEGADNLIAQKADVLVISEIGQPLTERLSEAYPEHVAYWDGPAVGVFSRWPMTVLEQPGPDLPGYMLRIHAPSGDFDLIAVHVPKPWYTSGGSSYDAPADTVPYETTVANHHRLIEQIALRAARDDHPVVISGDMNTTDRGRDYRVLAGPLTDAMLNGWGRPSQIGRWAALFVRIDQLFLKPGWCSDDTGWFQVPKSDHHGLVATIGPCKT, encoded by the coding sequence GTGATCGCCGGGTTGTTGCCGTGGGCATGGTTCTTGCTCCGGGACAGGTTCGGCGTGGTGACGGATGTGCTCGCGATCCTGTTGCCGATGCTGGCGCTGATCGTGGCGTTGGTGGTCGGTGTGCTGGGCAGACGGCGGCGCGCTGCGGTGGCGTTCGCGGTGTCGACGCTGCTGGTCGGGATCGTCGGCACGGTCGGCCCGTGGATCCCGCACGGTTCGGGGACGGTCGACGCGAGCCGGGGCGTACGGTTCGCTGCGGCGAACATCGGCGCCGGGGAGCTCGAAGGTGCGGACAACCTGATCGCGCAGAAGGCCGACGTACTCGTGATCTCCGAGATCGGGCAGCCGCTGACCGAGCGGTTGTCCGAGGCGTATCCGGAGCACGTGGCGTACTGGGACGGTCCGGCGGTCGGCGTCTTCAGCCGCTGGCCGATGACGGTGCTCGAGCAGCCCGGGCCGGATCTTCCGGGGTACATGCTCCGGATCCATGCGCCGTCGGGTGACTTCGATCTGATCGCCGTCCACGTGCCGAAGCCCTGGTACACGTCCGGCGGGTCGTCGTACGACGCACCTGCCGACACCGTTCCGTACGAGACGACGGTCGCGAATCATCACCGGCTGATCGAGCAGATCGCCCTGCGGGCCGCGCGCGACGACCACCCGGTCGTGATCTCCGGCGACATGAACACGACCGACCGCGGCCGCGACTACCGGGTACTCGCCGGTCCGCTGACCGACGCGATGCTGAACGGGTGGGGCCGGCCGTCGCAGATCGGCCGATGGGCGGCGCTGTTCGTCCGGATCGATCAGCTGTTCCTGAAGCCCGGCTGGTGCTCGGACGACACGGGCTGGTTCCAGGTGCCGAAGTCGGATCATCATGGTCTGGTCGCGACGATCGGACCGTGCAAGACATGA
- a CDS encoding trans-acting enoyl reductase family protein: MNAVVVYGATGHTGRFVVEELLRQGLPVVASGRNSSALEALWDLEIRPAPVDDPQALDQALKNAAAVINCAGPFALTADPVIDAAARAGIPYVDVAAEIEANLATYARHSDTPVVPAMAFYGGLGDLLTTAALGERTSADEVHVAYGLTSWHPTPGTRAAGQVSHDRRNGRRLRFTDGALQYHDDKPVQEDWTFPEPLGRRRVIPEFTMADVVTIPSHLAVPEVRTYMTVEAAGDLMDADTPAPVAVDAAGRSDQTFVVDVRVRTGGEERRATARGRDIYAITAPLAVGAVRRILAGEARSTGVASAGAMFDAVGFLNDLPLALDLP; encoded by the coding sequence ATGAACGCTGTCGTGGTCTATGGAGCAACCGGTCACACCGGCCGATTCGTCGTCGAGGAACTGCTACGCCAAGGTCTGCCGGTCGTCGCCTCCGGCCGGAACTCCAGCGCGCTCGAAGCACTCTGGGACCTGGAGATCCGCCCGGCCCCGGTCGATGATCCGCAAGCCCTCGATCAGGCGCTGAAGAACGCCGCCGCGGTGATCAACTGCGCCGGCCCGTTCGCTCTGACCGCGGACCCGGTGATCGACGCCGCCGCCCGCGCGGGGATCCCGTATGTCGACGTAGCAGCCGAGATCGAGGCAAACCTGGCGACGTACGCCAGGCACAGCGACACCCCCGTCGTGCCTGCGATGGCGTTCTACGGCGGACTCGGCGACCTGCTGACGACCGCGGCGCTGGGGGAGCGGACGAGCGCCGACGAGGTGCACGTCGCGTATGGACTGACCAGCTGGCACCCGACCCCCGGTACGCGCGCCGCCGGCCAGGTCTCGCACGATCGGCGCAACGGCCGCCGGCTCCGCTTCACCGACGGTGCCTTGCAGTACCACGACGACAAGCCGGTGCAGGAGGATTGGACCTTCCCGGAGCCGCTCGGCCGGCGGCGGGTGATCCCGGAGTTCACGATGGCGGATGTCGTGACGATCCCGAGCCATCTCGCCGTACCGGAGGTTCGCACCTACATGACGGTCGAGGCCGCCGGCGACCTGATGGACGCAGACACACCCGCGCCGGTCGCCGTCGACGCCGCGGGCCGATCGGACCAGACCTTCGTCGTCGACGTCCGGGTCCGGACCGGGGGCGAGGAGCGTCGGGCGACGGCGCGCGGCCGGGACATCTACGCGATCACGGCCCCGCTGGCGGTCGGCGCCGTACGGCGGATCCTCGCGGGTGAGGCGCGCTCGACCGGGGTGGCGTCCGCGGGCGCGATGTTCGACGCGGTCGGCTTCCTCAACGATTTACCACTCGCGCTCGACCTGCCGTAA
- a CDS encoding helix-turn-helix domain-containing protein produces MHTVALATAGHLLHFELGIAYEIFGNPPLGADEWYDVRLCGPGSVRVGPFTVEPDDGLDRLTQADTVIVPALADVDEPPSPELVAAVLSAYESGARIASLCTGAFVLGAAGLLDGRRATTHWGHTDALAARYPKATVDPDVLYTDNGNILTAAGKAAAVDLCLHLVHLDHGATVANTVARRLVVPPHRAGGQAQFVSTPVPVSGDHTLAELLAWAQERLDQPLTVTDLARRANTSPRHLGRQFRAVTGQTPLQWLLTQRVRRAQQLLEATNQSIESVAAATGLGTATTLRRQFKRVVGIPPNTYRTSFRSP; encoded by the coding sequence ATGCACACTGTCGCGCTGGCGACCGCCGGGCACCTGCTGCACTTCGAGCTCGGCATCGCGTACGAGATCTTCGGCAACCCGCCGCTCGGCGCCGACGAGTGGTACGACGTGCGGCTGTGCGGCCCGGGATCGGTCCGGGTCGGCCCGTTCACGGTCGAACCCGACGACGGCCTCGACCGCCTGACGCAGGCGGACACCGTCATCGTCCCGGCCCTCGCGGATGTCGACGAGCCGCCATCACCCGAGCTCGTCGCCGCCGTGCTCTCCGCCTACGAGTCCGGGGCGAGGATCGCTTCGCTCTGCACCGGTGCCTTCGTCCTCGGCGCGGCCGGCCTGCTCGACGGCCGACGAGCAACCACTCACTGGGGGCACACGGATGCTCTCGCGGCCCGATACCCGAAGGCGACCGTCGACCCCGACGTCCTCTACACCGACAACGGCAACATCCTGACCGCGGCCGGCAAGGCAGCCGCGGTCGACCTCTGCCTCCACCTCGTTCACCTCGATCACGGTGCGACGGTGGCGAACACGGTCGCCCGGCGTCTCGTCGTACCGCCGCACCGTGCGGGCGGCCAAGCGCAGTTCGTGTCGACGCCGGTCCCGGTGAGCGGCGATCACACCCTCGCGGAGCTGCTGGCGTGGGCTCAGGAGCGCCTGGACCAGCCGTTGACCGTCACCGATCTGGCCCGGCGTGCGAACACCAGCCCTCGTCACCTCGGCCGGCAGTTCCGCGCGGTGACCGGGCAGACGCCGCTCCAATGGCTGCTCACCCAACGAGTCCGCCGGGCCCAGCAGTTGCTCGAGGCCACCAACCAGAGCATCGAATCGGTGGCTGCCGCGACCGGCCTGGGCACCGCCACGACCCTCCGGCGCCAGTTCAAACGCGTCGTGGGTATCCCGCCCAACACCTACAGAACCTCCTTCCGCAGCCCGTAG
- a CDS encoding VOC family protein, with product MDSYPRRMHTALDAVDSRGLAEFYRVLLGLRYRPGDEAPVDGSEDDASWLVLVDEDGNRQLAIQQVDQLTPSTWPSAEVPMQLHIDYAVPSLEELHRHRERAEQLGGRLLYDREAEEDEPLYVLADPAGHPFCLLVGHV from the coding sequence ATGGACAGCTATCCACGACGGATGCACACCGCGTTGGACGCGGTGGATTCGCGCGGCTTGGCGGAGTTCTACCGGGTGCTGCTCGGACTGCGGTACCGGCCTGGGGACGAAGCGCCCGTCGACGGCTCCGAGGACGACGCGAGCTGGCTCGTACTCGTCGACGAGGACGGGAACCGGCAGCTCGCCATCCAGCAGGTCGACCAGCTGACGCCGTCGACCTGGCCGTCGGCCGAGGTGCCGATGCAGTTGCACATCGACTACGCCGTACCGTCGCTGGAGGAGCTCCACCGGCATCGTGAGCGGGCCGAGCAGCTCGGCGGGCGGCTGCTGTACGACCGCGAGGCGGAGGAGGACGAGCCGCTGTACGTGCTCGCCGATCCCGCGGGGCATCCGTTCTGTCTTCTGGTCGGACACGTCTGA
- a CDS encoding AraC family transcriptional regulator N-terminal domain-containing protein, whose amino-acid sequence MDQALAELRELIVGAAGHEDAIDGLLLSVVEAPTPPTAGLASPTFALVAQGRKRLALGEQVFEYGAGDYVIVSVDLPVTGHFVEASKDAPCLGVGLELRPESIASLLLDSTEKPGGAVRGLTVDHAPAELVDAMIRLLRLVHQPDDAPVLAPLVQREILWRLLRSPQGAAVREIGLADSSLSHVARVIGWIRKHYTEPFRIEDLASMAGMSTSAFHRHFRTVTELTPIQFQKKIRLHEARLRVVGLGEDVTSAGYAVGYDSPSQFSREYRREFGTPPSRDRAGSCKPSPQLI is encoded by the coding sequence GTGGACCAGGCACTGGCGGAGTTGCGGGAGCTGATCGTCGGCGCGGCCGGGCACGAGGACGCGATCGACGGTTTGTTGCTGTCGGTTGTAGAGGCGCCTACGCCGCCGACGGCCGGGCTCGCCTCGCCGACGTTCGCCCTCGTGGCGCAGGGCCGGAAGCGGTTGGCGCTCGGAGAGCAGGTCTTCGAGTATGGCGCCGGCGACTACGTGATCGTCTCCGTGGACCTTCCGGTGACCGGACACTTCGTCGAGGCATCGAAGGACGCACCGTGCCTGGGTGTCGGACTCGAACTGCGCCCGGAGTCGATCGCCTCGCTGCTCCTCGACTCGACCGAGAAGCCCGGCGGTGCGGTCCGCGGACTCACCGTCGACCACGCACCGGCCGAACTGGTCGACGCGATGATCCGCCTGCTCCGACTGGTCCACCAACCCGACGACGCGCCCGTCCTCGCGCCGCTCGTCCAACGCGAGATCCTCTGGCGACTACTGCGCAGCCCGCAGGGGGCTGCTGTCCGCGAGATCGGGCTCGCCGACAGCAGCCTGTCGCACGTCGCGCGAGTCATCGGCTGGATCCGCAAGCACTACACCGAGCCGTTCCGGATCGAGGATCTGGCTTCGATGGCCGGCATGAGCACGTCGGCTTTCCACCGGCATTTCCGCACTGTCACCGAACTGACCCCGATCCAGTTCCAGAAGAAGATCCGGCTGCACGAGGCTCGGCTCCGTGTGGTCGGGCTCGGCGAGGACGTGACGAGTGCCGGGTACGCCGTGGGTTACGACAGCCCGTCCCAGTTCAGCCGCGAGTACCGCCGCGAGTTCGGTACGCCGCCGAGCCGGGATCGAGCAGGATCGTGCAAGCCGTCGCCACAATTGATCTAA
- a CDS encoding SDR family NAD(P)-dependent oxidoreductase yields MQVAVITGGSSGIGQGAAFELAKRGTAVVVTYRGSRERGLETVERIEKDGGTAVALPLDVSRPETFAEFRSALTDVLEKWDRTTFDFLVSNAGVGQPPVMFEETTEELFDQMVDVHLKGPYFLTQTLLPLIADNGSIVYTTSTSALESARPSPGYSVYASVKGAQIVLTRYLAKELSVRGIRVNAVAPGVTRTRLGGDAFSEHPEWIPPIAERTALGRIGESDDLGKVIAFLGSPDSGWITAQTLEASGGYEL; encoded by the coding sequence ATGCAAGTAGCTGTGATCACCGGCGGAAGTTCCGGCATCGGACAGGGCGCGGCGTTCGAGCTCGCGAAGCGCGGCACGGCCGTCGTCGTCACCTACCGCGGCAGTCGCGAACGCGGCCTGGAGACGGTCGAGCGGATCGAGAAGGACGGCGGTACGGCGGTCGCGCTGCCGCTGGACGTGTCGCGGCCGGAGACGTTCGCGGAGTTCCGGAGCGCGCTGACCGACGTACTCGAGAAATGGGACCGGACGACGTTCGACTTCCTCGTCAGCAACGCGGGCGTCGGACAGCCGCCGGTGATGTTCGAGGAGACGACCGAGGAGCTGTTCGACCAGATGGTCGACGTCCACCTCAAGGGCCCGTACTTCCTCACCCAGACACTCCTCCCGCTGATCGCCGACAACGGGTCGATCGTCTACACGACCAGCACGTCCGCGCTCGAGTCGGCGCGGCCGTCGCCCGGGTACTCGGTCTACGCGAGCGTGAAGGGCGCGCAGATCGTGCTCACCCGCTACCTCGCGAAGGAGCTGAGCGTCCGCGGGATCCGGGTCAACGCCGTCGCTCCTGGCGTGACCCGGACCCGTCTCGGCGGCGACGCGTTCTCCGAACACCCCGAGTGGATTCCTCCGATCGCGGAACGGACCGCGCTCGGCCGGATCGGTGAGTCGGACGACCTCGGCAAGGTCATCGCGTTCCTCGGCTCCCCCGACTCGGGCTGGATCACCGCCCAGACCTTGGAGGCATCGGGCGGTTACGAGCTCTGA
- a CDS encoding small ribosomal subunit Rsm22 family protein, translating into MDTQLHAALARALDGVPHHELRRRVAALSHRYRTEQVDDAAPGMRDHLDAVAYAVIRMPATFRALYAALSAAERHVDASFTTHLDLGGGTGAAAWAAASLWPTITTDIIERQPAAIALGQQLASSNSWRWTAADLRHWSGSADLITIGYVLNELSDHVRDSLIQTAARSATTLVIVEPGTPPGHRRTLRARDLLIDHGFTIAAPCPHQRECPTDWCHFAARLPRTELHRVLKDGTRNYEEERFSYLVATRAPVRPAPARVIRRPDRPKGRVVLELCTSTGAAQQLTVPRSDEAYRAARGASWGDVWDQSS; encoded by the coding sequence ATGGACACTCAGCTTCATGCTGCCCTCGCACGTGCCCTCGACGGCGTCCCGCACCACGAACTACGCCGCCGGGTCGCTGCGCTCTCACACCGCTACCGCACCGAGCAGGTCGACGACGCTGCTCCCGGCATGCGCGATCACCTCGATGCCGTCGCGTACGCCGTCATCCGGATGCCGGCGACCTTCCGTGCCCTGTACGCCGCGCTGTCAGCGGCCGAGCGTCACGTCGACGCCTCGTTCACCACCCACCTCGACCTGGGCGGCGGCACCGGCGCCGCCGCCTGGGCCGCAGCGTCCCTCTGGCCGACCATCACCACTGACATCATCGAGCGCCAACCTGCCGCGATCGCCCTCGGCCAACAACTTGCCTCCAGCAACAGTTGGCGCTGGACCGCGGCCGACCTCCGCCACTGGAGCGGGTCTGCCGACCTCATCACCATCGGGTACGTGCTGAACGAGCTGTCCGACCACGTCCGCGACAGCCTCATCCAGACCGCGGCACGATCCGCCACCACCCTCGTCATCGTCGAACCGGGCACGCCACCCGGCCACCGCCGTACGCTGCGAGCGCGTGATCTGCTGATCGACCACGGCTTCACGATCGCGGCGCCGTGCCCGCACCAACGCGAGTGTCCGACGGACTGGTGCCACTTCGCCGCCCGTCTACCGCGCACCGAACTGCACCGCGTCTTGAAGGACGGCACCCGCAACTACGAGGAAGAGCGCTTCAGCTACCTCGTCGCGACCCGCGCCCCGGTTCGGCCCGCTCCGGCGCGGGTGATCCGCAGACCGGACCGGCCGAAAGGCCGCGTCGTTCTCGAGCTCTGTACGTCGACCGGCGCCGCGCAACAGCTGACCGTACCGAGGTCGGACGAGGCCTACCGTGCTGCCCGCGGCGCGAGCTGGGGAGATGTCTGGGATCAGAGCTCGTAA
- a CDS encoding VOC family protein, which yields MVLADWRKMVHAQHARFVTSSLAEGARFVQAVGEACSSAEVVPELRLGATFVDVSSRDEGVAQQISAIAAEHGLTADPAAVAQLEIALDTDDLPAIGPFWAAVLTGTADSFQGSDILDPTGRVPGLWFQGTSPHATPRQRFHLDLWLPAEVIPARIEAGLAAGGKVVYDDEAPAFTVLADPQGNKVCLCASAGR from the coding sequence ATGGTGCTTGCGGACTGGCGGAAGATGGTTCACGCGCAGCATGCGAGGTTTGTGACCTCCTCGCTGGCTGAAGGGGCGCGGTTCGTGCAGGCCGTGGGGGAGGCGTGTTCGTCGGCCGAGGTTGTGCCGGAGCTGCGGCTCGGCGCGACGTTCGTGGATGTGTCCAGCCGGGACGAAGGGGTCGCGCAGCAGATCAGTGCGATCGCGGCCGAGCACGGGCTGACTGCCGATCCGGCCGCCGTGGCTCAGCTGGAGATCGCGCTGGACACGGACGATCTTCCTGCGATCGGGCCCTTCTGGGCGGCTGTACTCACCGGGACGGCGGACTCGTTCCAGGGCAGCGACATCCTCGACCCGACCGGCCGCGTCCCGGGCCTCTGGTTCCAGGGCACCTCTCCGCACGCGACGCCACGGCAACGGTTCCACCTGGACCTCTGGCTGCCGGCCGAGGTCATCCCGGCGCGCATCGAGGCCGGACTGGCCGCGGGCGGCAAGGTCGTGTACGACGACGAGGCGCCGGCGTTCACCGTGCTCGCGGACCCGCAGGGCAACAAGGTCTGCCTGTGTGCCTCGGCGGGCCGGTAA
- a CDS encoding DinB family protein: MAEFKEQDLSGARFEDVRLRDAVFDKVDLTGVTIRGARVVDVSIDGDIDNLRVWGVDVVPLIDAELNRRHPDRAKMSPADADGYREAWELLERLWGETVERARAMPEELLHESVDGEWSFIETQRHLVFATDAWVRRAVLGDPAPWDPLDLPHDEMADVPGVPRDRAVRPSLDEVLAVRADRMGTVRDVFAELTDEQLRERTVPVTEPGYPESESFEVSRCLGCILSEEWHHRMYAERDLAILRG, encoded by the coding sequence GTGGCCGAGTTCAAGGAGCAGGATCTGAGTGGGGCGCGGTTCGAGGACGTGCGGCTTCGTGACGCGGTGTTCGACAAGGTCGACCTGACGGGAGTCACGATCCGCGGCGCTCGGGTGGTCGATGTGTCGATCGACGGGGATATCGACAACCTGCGGGTGTGGGGCGTTGACGTCGTACCGCTGATCGACGCCGAGCTGAACCGTCGGCATCCGGATCGGGCGAAGATGAGTCCGGCCGATGCGGACGGGTACCGGGAGGCGTGGGAGCTGCTCGAGCGGCTGTGGGGCGAGACTGTCGAGCGCGCCCGGGCGATGCCGGAGGAGTTGCTGCACGAGTCGGTCGACGGCGAGTGGTCGTTCATCGAGACGCAGCGCCATCTCGTCTTCGCGACCGACGCCTGGGTACGACGTGCTGTGCTGGGCGATCCGGCTCCGTGGGACCCACTCGATCTGCCCCACGACGAGATGGCCGACGTACCGGGGGTTCCGCGCGATCGCGCCGTCCGGCCGTCGCTCGACGAGGTGCTTGCGGTGCGGGCCGACCGGATGGGGACCGTGCGGGACGTGTTCGCGGAGCTGACCGATGAGCAGCTTCGGGAGAGGACCGTGCCTGTGACAGAGCCGGGTTATCCGGAGTCGGAGAGTTTCGAGGTCAGTCGGTGTCTTGGGTGCATTCTGAGTGAGGAATGGCACCACCGGATGTACGCCGAGCGCGATCTCGCCATACTGCGTGGGTGA
- the pyrH gene encoding UMP kinase — protein sequence MYRRLVLKLSGQAIAGPDEFGFNSDRLTHLANEVIGLRATGVQVAVVVGGGNVFRGNRADDWGIDRVEADNIGMLGTVINAVLLRGRLAALGAHGVRLMTAIPIENLAEPYIRLRALRHLEKGSIVLLACGNGQPFTTTDYPSVQRAVELEADALLVAKNGTDGVYDADPNKHAGARRFDHLTYTEVIDRGLGVMDQSAFILARDHRLPLHVFDIDRTGAASAIVNGTQVGTTIR from the coding sequence ATGTACCGCAGGCTCGTGCTCAAGTTGTCCGGGCAGGCGATCGCCGGCCCGGACGAGTTCGGATTCAACAGTGATCGGCTCACCCACCTCGCCAACGAGGTGATCGGGTTGCGTGCCACCGGCGTACAGGTCGCCGTCGTGGTGGGCGGCGGGAACGTGTTCCGCGGGAACCGGGCCGACGACTGGGGTATCGACCGGGTCGAGGCGGACAACATCGGCATGCTCGGCACGGTGATCAACGCCGTCCTGCTCCGTGGGCGGCTGGCCGCGCTCGGGGCGCACGGCGTACGGCTGATGACCGCGATCCCGATCGAGAACCTCGCCGAGCCGTACATCCGGCTCCGCGCGCTGCGGCACCTGGAGAAGGGCTCGATCGTCCTGCTTGCTTGCGGCAACGGGCAGCCGTTCACCACGACCGACTACCCGTCGGTCCAGCGGGCCGTCGAGCTGGAGGCCGACGCGCTGCTGGTCGCGAAGAACGGCACGGACGGCGTGTACGACGCCGACCCGAACAAGCACGCCGGCGCCCGGCGCTTCGACCACCTCACCTACACCGAGGTGATCGACCGCGGCCTGGGCGTGATGGACCAGTCCGCCTTCATCCTCGCCCGCGACCACCGGCTTCCCCTCCACGTGTTCGACATCGATCGCACCGGCGCCGCCTCGGCCATCGTCAACGGCACCCAGGTCGGCACGACCATCCGGTGA
- a CDS encoding GTP-binding protein: MEVLNLGILAHVDAGKTSLTERLLYTAGVIDEVGSVDDGNTQTDSLALERQRGITIKSAVVSFAIGDVTVNLIDTPGHPDFIAEVERALSVLDGAVLVISAVEGVQAQTRVLMRTLQRLRIPTLIFVNKLDRPGAQYDGVLRQIAAKLTPAIVPMGEASHLGTPEATFKPIVQDDTLLEILTEWDDDLLERYVEGEPLALHAAFTAQTHRARVHPVYFGSAITGAGTEALTDGIRDLLPRARTDGTQLDGSVFKVERGPAGEKIAYVRLFSGTAHVRDRIRFGERDAKITALHVIGDGPANAVQAGRIGKFWGLADVQIGDRITATDDPEPRTTTAFFAPPTLETVISARRPSDKGNLRVALTQLAEQDPLINLRQDDLRQETYVSLYGEVQKEVIETTLAIEFGIEVDFRETTTICIERLVGTGAAVEFNKKDPNPFLATIGLRVEPAPVNAGVSFELEVELGSMPYAFIKAVEETVRETLHQGVHGWQIPDAHVVMTHSGYSARQSHAHAVFDKSMSSTAGDFRNLTPLVLMTALRQAGTTVHEPMHRFQLEIPTDTTRAVLAALARLRAIPQVPALAAETSSLEGEIPAAAVYELEQQLPALTRGEGVLESAFERYHPVTGRIPERPRTDHDPLNRREYLLHIQRRV; encoded by the coding sequence GTGGAAGTACTGAATCTAGGGATCCTGGCGCATGTTGACGCCGGAAAGACCAGCCTGACCGAGCGGCTGCTGTACACCGCCGGAGTCATCGACGAGGTCGGTAGCGTCGACGACGGCAACACCCAGACCGACTCGCTCGCGCTCGAACGGCAGCGCGGGATCACGATCAAGTCCGCCGTCGTCTCGTTCGCGATCGGTGACGTGACGGTCAACCTGATCGACACCCCAGGACACCCGGACTTCATCGCCGAGGTCGAGCGTGCGCTCAGCGTGCTCGACGGCGCGGTCCTGGTGATCTCGGCCGTCGAGGGCGTCCAGGCGCAGACCCGCGTCCTGATGCGAACGCTCCAGCGTCTCCGCATCCCGACCCTGATCTTCGTCAACAAGCTCGACCGACCGGGAGCGCAGTACGACGGTGTGCTGCGTCAGATCGCCGCGAAACTGACCCCCGCGATCGTCCCGATGGGCGAGGCGAGCCACCTCGGCACACCCGAAGCGACGTTCAAACCGATCGTCCAGGACGACACGCTCCTGGAGATCCTGACCGAGTGGGACGACGATCTGCTCGAGCGATACGTCGAGGGCGAGCCGCTCGCGCTGCACGCGGCGTTCACCGCCCAGACTCACCGAGCGCGAGTGCACCCGGTGTACTTCGGCTCCGCGATCACCGGCGCCGGGACGGAAGCCCTCACCGACGGCATCCGCGACCTGCTCCCCCGCGCCCGCACCGACGGCACCCAGCTCGACGGCTCCGTCTTCAAGGTCGAACGCGGACCGGCCGGCGAGAAGATCGCCTACGTCCGCCTGTTCTCCGGTACGGCGCACGTCCGCGACCGCATCCGCTTCGGCGAGCGCGACGCCAAGATCACCGCTCTGCACGTCATCGGTGACGGCCCGGCGAACGCCGTACAAGCAGGTCGGATCGGCAAGTTCTGGGGCCTGGCCGACGTCCAGATCGGTGACCGCATCACCGCGACCGACGACCCCGAGCCGCGGACGACGACGGCTTTCTTCGCGCCGCCGACGCTGGAGACCGTAATCTCGGCGCGGAGGCCGTCCGACAAAGGCAACCTGCGCGTCGCGCTGACCCAGCTCGCGGAGCAGGATCCGCTGATCAATCTGCGTCAGGACGACCTCCGCCAGGAGACCTATGTCTCGCTGTACGGCGAGGTGCAGAAGGAGGTCATCGAGACGACGCTGGCGATCGAGTTCGGGATCGAGGTCGACTTCCGCGAGACGACCACGATCTGCATCGAGCGCCTGGTCGGCACCGGCGCCGCGGTCGAGTTCAACAAAAAGGACCCGAACCCGTTCCTCGCCACCATCGGCCTACGGGTCGAGCCGGCGCCGGTCAACGCCGGCGTCAGTTTCGAGCTGGAGGTCGAGCTCGGCTCGATGCCGTACGCGTTCATCAAGGCCGTCGAGGAGACGGTCCGCGAAACGCTGCACCAAGGCGTGCACGGCTGGCAGATCCCGGACGCACACGTCGTGATGACGCACTCCGGGTACTCCGCCCGCCAGAGCCACGCCCACGCCGTGTTCGACAAGTCCATGTCCAGCACGGCCGGCGACTTCCGCAACCTCACGCCGCTCGTGCTGATGACGGCCCTCCGGCAGGCAGGTACGACGGTGCACGAGCCGATGCACCGTTTCCAGTTGGAGATCCCGACCGACACCACCCGCGCCGTACTCGCAGCCCTCGCCCGCCTCCGCGCGATCCCGCAGGTCCCGGCGCTGGCGGCGGAAACCTCATCCCTGGAGGGAGAGATCCCCGCGGCCGCGGTGTACGAACTCGAGCAGCAACTCCCGGCCCTGACCCGCGGCGAAGGCGTCCTGGAGTCCGCGTTCGAGCGCTATCACCCCGTCACCGGTCGGATTCCCGAGCGGCCTCGGACCGACCACGACCCGCTCAACCGTCGCGAGTACCTCCTGCACATTCAGCGCCGGGTATAG